atccactgtcagtgccagaatggaaatgggaaagaataactatggactttgtaatgggacttccgaggacatagaagagtcatgatgcagtatgggtcattgtcgatagactaactaagtctgctcattttctgccagtccgaatggactacagtttggacagattggccaggttgtacattgatgagattgtgagactgcatggagtgccagtatccattgtatcagacagagatcctaggttcacttctagattctggggtagtcttcagagagccctaggaactagattgaactttagtactgcattccacccacagacagatggccagtctgagagggtaattcagatcttggaggacatgctacgggcttatgtgattgagtttgagggtagttgggatacacacttgcctttgattgagtttgcttacaacaacagctaccaatcaagcattgggatgcctccatatgaagctttgtatggcagaaaatgtagaaccccgttgtgttgggatgacgtgggtgaaagaaaaataattggacccgaaatagttcaacagactgaagagaaaatcagggtgatcagaggtcgacttaaagctgaatcagaccgtcagaagtcatatattgatttgaaaagaagggatattgagtatgcagtgggtgagaaagttttcctcaaggtttctccttggaagaggattatgagattcggcagaaaggggaaactaagtcctcgttttatcgggccatatgaagttctggaaagagtgggtcctttggcatatcggttggcactacctctagagttggagaagatacataatgccttccatgtgtctatgttgaggaggtaccgatcagacccatctcatatactaccagtagaagaaatagaagtgaatccagacctcacatatgaagaagaacccataaagattctggcttatgaggtgaagcagctacggaataagtagataccgttggtaaaattgctgtggaaccatcattcgggctaagaggctacttgggaacgagaagaggacatgaggggacaacacccacagctgttcagagattgataccaggtaaaaatttcgagacgaaatttatttaagggggggagaattgtaacacccccgttgcatagcctggtatatttcactgttccggtgaccggtgtcggtccggacaattaatgggactagggccacacttaagacaatttgagaagccataaacacaaataattagtaatgtttaattagttaactataaataagaaaaacagaacataagaggttaaacgagccgagagtcacagcgatgagtgacctcctcgaaacGCATCGCAAGTcgcttttaaactcaaatttcgaaccgtaaaaagtgacgctgcggtccttaggacccttatgaacacagtggaaaagagaaaatcacgaaaaagaactgttaagtcagtcaaataattaggtcagggagccggaagaaatattggattatttgcaaaccgggatgaaccggcgaggggcgatttggtcaattgaccccgagagctgactcctgacctaactgtcaaataaaatttgagaaaagaaagtttcggaatcgagaattgaactaaagaactaatagaaaaataaaagaaaaagaaaaagaaataaaacatgacttataacatcatctaaatgacatcatacatgatgtcaaaaatataatttactttattaaagttgactaagtcaaaatttaagataattagagttaaaaacaaataaaaaaggaATTGTAAGGTTGTCTTCCTTACTTGGCCGAAAtcccctctctctttcctctcacttatttcatcttccaccatggATAAGTCTCACCAAGCTTTTGaaaaccctaaattaaacatgctttccctaaaattctccatataaacttcattcttgcatcttgaagagtatagaggaagcataagaaagcaagaagaagaagaaagaagaagaacaaaaagtgaaaATCAAAGGTTTCacctaaggttggtattctaaccttcaaattctattttaagtgcatgcttgtgacttaaatgagcttagaatccattaaatgaaatgaaaatatgggggaagaaccTATACtaaaatttcggccagccatggatgtagggaagtttgatgtattttgaataaattaaaggtgttagtaagTTTGTAGGAGTATGGTAGTAGGATAGGGAtgcataaatgtagttaaatacaataatttagtaaattagggttgaatgttagggtttgtgaaccaaattttggagaaatgcataattgatatctttgacctattgtgaagtgaaataatggtcaattatgaccaaaataagttgtgtgggaatgataggaaattaagttaaattcggaggtaaatggtcatgctgctggcagcatgaccaaacccactttgaaggaccaaaactcaaattttacaagtccaattgatatgccacaaattggggatgaaaatagacataaaagagcacaattttcattaaggaaccatgcccaaaaactgaccaaaactgggtgaaacaattgaccaaagtgaaatgagagcaggctgccactgcaccaaactgaccaaatgaacagtaactgttcatttggtcataactcgagttagacaggtcaaattgacctgaaatttggccaggggttagaggagatatagatctaaaactttcatgaagaacatcaccccaaattatgccattaacccattcaaattattgagcaaagttaagttaccaaacctgcaactctgcagattttcatttgagcagtaatgtttggatggctataactctctctaggaaactcggatttaggcgattcttgaaccgatggaaacctaagacatagtagaacatttcatatgaagaaagttagaccaaattatgaacttaacttgatcaaattactgaccaaagttggatcaaaatctgccagaacccaagataccagtatgaacagtgcacgtgaacagtaaacttattttggccataacttgagctacaaaactccgattgaggtgatccaaaaatgagaatacacttaagacaataaggaacattttctatgaaggaagttttgtcaaattccaacagtagatcgaccaatggaacagtgcaacttcggagcaccaaaaccgaaaattggcaattttgccaaaatgacctacgctttgaaaaaatgaccaaaaccaacaagtttggtgaccaaaatgtggtatgtgggtgaagttggagttcccatacctattaatccttaaaaagtcaacaatttgacttgaatagtgtagtgaatagtaacccgaaacacaaaaactttgagaacgtcgaatttaacgcaatagagctagttaaagtgaagttaaatttatttttgaacttatgttaagttatggtactgaaacactatgaaattgtgtgtttcagctgaaaaagacttggaagctcggagagactgagtcaaggcctagaggcgactctagtcaggtttgtgcacaataaaccctatttaagcattttatccttgaaaaattgatttagtacgtattatgaatttatgaacttttgtgttgccaccttgtgatcaaattgtaactttgaaaattgatttgatttttgtatgcaatatttgaatgaaatgtttgaaatggatttttgattcacacttagcatgacagtatcacatttcctcctccatttatggggttgagatcgtttattttcctccctctctggcttgccagttgaggttgtagatcggatgagtacttattagctagctagccacctccctcattgatttcgattaatggggttgtagattgctttgtcatggtgtacaacacggcattgatcggaaattttgtgtcatggcttaagctgtgtatgattttggcaacactgtgtttatgaaattgtttgactaaactgtgtttaatatattatttgacaaaatgagttgttatgagctttgatatttgtgaaatgtgattgtgaagtattcaaattatgtttcatcaataaatgatttatgtatcgcattttaaatttttattgtgtaccactgagtatttttatactcagcgatagcttattttgctgtcgcagataagagcaaggaaaaagcagcagagtgagctgctactgagttgaagatcacatcaaacttttgtacgggtattattttatacctttatagataattttgatgtaaatatggaaatgttgtatgtatcaatgtagttgagcagttgaaaataaattgtaataatattattttggattttctacggtaatttaatatttgtacatatgaatttcctactttatgttttgttaatgaagatattaaatattttgagatgagaaatcttgatttgtattgtgaaattatttgaagtgccttgaattgagttgatttgagaattattgaaggttgggagttgtgaaatatttttggaagtgctttttacaggtctttgaagaactgatttCTTGAAGTgccttgaattgagttgatttgagaattattgaaggttgggagttgtgaaatatttttggaagtgctttttacaggtctttgaagaactgatttctcaaaatacagaaggaactctgtcaaaatttttataaaatttgcggcaaaatttaaaatggacaaaatttttactagtatttaagctttgaataaatggtttttaattctcactaaaatgctcaccacttccaaaatgtaagaaaattgttttaaaatcccttgtagggtacttaatgagttatcgataggtgaagttcggtagttcattaagtattctacagaatcatgttatgccttacggaagggtaaggtgtgacaaatattATGAGTAGGGCTTGAAATAATGAAGTAGTTTGATATTTGAAAGACAAGTACCCGCAACCACAACTCCATCTATAAGCAAGACAGAGAAACATATGGTCCACGCAATAATCACAAAGGATAGCATCAGccattaaattttcaatttagatataCTCATTCTTTACTGTTAATCGAATGTCAACACAAGATCCTAGTTGCAACACCAAGTTCAGGATCAACCAACTGAATTATCATCAAAATTCACAACCCTAAGCCAGTAAGCCCAAGTTTCCCTCATTAAATTATATGGAAACAAATTGAAGTTGAATGACCCTGATTTTATCCTGCTATCTAATTCAAGAAGATTATTAAACTGTCCAATTTAAAACAGACGACAAGTCTACGCAAACATAGATTGATAAACcaataaaaaaacaaaagaaagatCTAGTTAGGAAAGAAAAGAAGCCAAACACACTATCACACAATAAAACCATCCAAATGGGTCAGAAATTCTGGTTTTTTAAAACAAAATCACATTAACATATTAACTCCTCAACATAATTGGGTGGAACAAGATGATAAAATAAGAAAATGATCAATACAACTTGGGAACGTGTATACACAAACATTGATATTTATACTTGGCatataaacttctttttcttttttggaaTATTCATAGAACGTACAGTTGCATTTCAAATAATTACATTATTTCAAGTGTTTAGAATAATGCAGGAATGAAATTATGTCAGGTTTTCAAATCCATTAGCTTAGTTCCATTAACATGTGAATAGAAAAAGAATTCTGAAGTAGCTTGGAATCTTACTTGCGGATTGAGCTACATCAAAAATCACTTGCAGATGTAATATATTAGGACAACGATGACCTGCCTCAATGATATGAGCAACGCACGAATTGGGTGTTTGGAAGATTTGAATTTGTATATAATGAATTCATAACAGAAATATTCACACATCAAATGCAATAAAAATCGAGATTCAGGAAGACCTATCTAAGAAAGGAGATGATAAGATAAGATTGATTCACAACTTATCAAAATCTTCATCAACAGTTTGTGAAGAGAGACGATCAGAGGTATTCATCTCAATACATTGTGAGAAGAAAAGAATACAATTCTCAACAAGAATTCAGATCCTGATCAAAGACTTGATTCAAACCATACATATTGCAATCAATTTTATTCTCATAAATCACACATACCTGCCACTGTAACATGCCCTTCGAGAGGATTTCCTGCTTCATGCCATTACCACTTTGGAGGAAGAGGAAAGCAAGAAGAGTCTAACACTCTCAATAAGTTTGGAAAAATATagagaggaaagaaaatgggAGGATTAAAAATGAGAGGAAAGAATTTTCATGTTTGGATGGAGCGAAATTGCAAGAAAAATTTTGTTTTCCTTGGTTTGGGAAAGGCAGAAAATGGGAGGCAGTAAAGTTATAATATTGTTCCCCAACATTTTATATACCATATTAAGATTTACCATTCttaataaaattagaaaaaattattatttaatttttatatattaattaattaatttttatattttaaaaaatatattatttaatttttataaaaatttatattaaattatttaattaatttattaattattttattattatttatttattttatttttataaaattaattaattatttttatattttaaaaaatatattaattagtcttatattgatcttattaattatttaattttataattatttttataatttagattattttaattctttttctctttttttttgtacttttttttctttgcaacaacacttttctctttttatttattttaatttgtcaataaaaataatttatactgtctataaaaaagttaattaatttttttaaatttttaaataattaaaaaaattaattttaaatagagAGAAtataaaaatgtgtaaataattaaaaattaaaaaatataaattaaaatttaatttttacatatgataaaatttttatttttatttaaaaatatattattaatatatataaattaattaattaattttattaaaataaaaaaattaagtaatattattttttaaaataaaaaaataattaattaatttttttaaaattgagtgtttctataataataaaaatttaataaaaaaattgaataataataaaaaatttagtataaaaaattaaataatatatttttaaaaatataagagtcaaataattaattttattaaaattaaggattaaattataatttttcataaaattagAGAGAAAAGGGCGGAGAGGGGAGAGCCATTCGGTGCCGTTCAAATTTGGCGTCTGAATAGTTTAATAGCTAAAACCGATTTATAGTTCGTGTGGAATACACGAGATTGGTTCACTTTTGTTTCTTGCCCTGTTCTTCCATCTGAACCACAGCCATGGCTTCTCTGCTGGCTAACGGTATGTCAAGCTTTTCTCCCCAACCCTTCTCCGATTCagctaaactatccaaaccattTTCCTTTCCTTTAAAACCCGCCTTCCCCAAAACTCCCAGACCGGCAAATCTATTCAAGATACGAGCTGATGTCGGCTTCGAATCCACGACCATCAATACGAATTCAGGTAATAGCGCTTCCACTTCAACTACTAGTTCTGATGAAAAAATTCGGGAAATTCTCCGTAATCGTGATTACGACAAGAAATTTGGCTTTAATGTCGATATTGACTCCTTTTCGATCCCTAAAGGCCTTTCTAAGGAAACAATCAGGTTAATTTCTTCGCTTAAAGAAGAACCCGATTGGATGCTTGAGTTTAGAGTAAATGCTTTCGAGAAATTCTTGAAAATGAAAGAGCCTAAATGGTCTGATAATATGTATCCACCAATTGATTTTCAAGATATTTGTTATTATTCAGCTCCTAAAAAGAAACCCACTTTGAATAGTCTCGATGAGGCTGACCCGGAACTCCTTATGTACTTTGATCGACTTGGTGTGCCTTTGAATGAAAGGAATAGATTGGCTAATGTTGCGGTTGATGCAGTTCTTGACAGTGTTTCAATTGCTACTACACATAGGCAGACTCTCGAAAAGGCTGGTGTTATTTTTTGTTCAATATCTGAGGCTATAAAGAAGTATCCGGATTTGGTTAGGAAGTATTTGGGGAGAGTTGTGCCTAGTGAGGATAACTACTATGCAGCTTTGAATTCTGCTGTGTTTAGTGATGGGTCATTTTGTTATATACCAAAGGATACTAAGTGCCCAATGCAGATTTCTACATATTTTAGGATTAATGCCATGGAAACAGGGCAGTTTGAGAGGACTTTGATAGTTGCTGATGATAGGAGTTTTGTGGAGTACTTGGAAGGATGCACTGCTCCATCTTATGACACAAACCAGCTTCATGCAGCTGTAGTTGAGCTGTATTGTGCTGAGGGTGCAGAAATTAAGTACTCCACAGTGCAGAACTGGTATGCTGGTGATGAGGAAGGAAAGGGtgggatttataattttgttacgAAGAGGGGACTTTGTGCTGGGGATAGGTCTAAAATATCTTGGACTCAGGTGGAGACAGGATCTGCAATTACTTGGAAGTACCCTAGTGTTGTTTTGGAGGGGGATGATACTGTGGGAGAGTTCTATTCTGTTGCTTTGACAAATAACTATCAGCAAGCGGATACAGGGACCAAAATGATACATAAGGGAAAGAATACTAGAAGCCGAATTATTTCAAAAGGTATTTCAGCTGGGAATTCCAGAAACTGTTATAGGGGACTTGTTCAGATTCAGTCAAAGGCAGACAATGCTCGAAACTCTTCGCAGTGTGACTCAATGCTTATTGGTGACACTGCAGCTGCCAATACCTATCCTTATATTCAGGTAATTTTGTTCAATCTGTTATTGTTCTTCTACAAAGTTAAACATTTTTATTGTCGAACATACTAGTTTtctccaactttcatgaaaagaAAAGATTATTATCTCTGTGAATTTTATTGAGTTGTTTAGTCATTAGGAGAGTAGTCAGTGAAGGGGTCATCATAGTTCTCTGCACACACTCCCCTCCAAGGGACCCCACCCTAGTGAAGTTTATTCGGATATGCAATTACCATTTCTCAAATCTAGTTCGCTTCACTACAATATTGTCCATGTTCTAATGTCGTTGGGTTTTTGTAATTCAAAACTATAACCCATGCTTTTAGGGAAATGCatagcttctttttcttttctttcctttcataATTACCATTCCCATGTATTGTAATTTTCTTGGCATCCATTATGATAATGCTAATGATACTCTCTCTCCCATATGAGATTCTTTGTAGACaattcctgatgcatatgtaggcACTAAAAGTTGTATACATTTGATGTGTGAATGAATATGAACAACTGAAACAGTTGGTCAGGTGTCCGTGATGCTGAAGAGATTGGTTTTTAGGGCATAAATTTAAAAATGATATTTAATGggaaatatataaataatcaaaTATGGATTTCTAATCGTTGCCTATCATCATGGGATATGATATTTTCTCTAATTAACATGAATTCAGCCTATATGGTATATCGTAGCCTCCCCTTGGTTTGGCATAGTTACTTGTATCCAGAACCAACACAGGTGAACTAGTAGGGTATTAGGGTGCTTGAGATAACCATGCTGAAGTAACTCGGCAAATGACCCCTGTAACATCAGGAGAAGGGATATTCTTGTGTCTTTTGCTTAGGACAGTGGCACAGCTGCTTGACTAATATTAGCATAATTGTTTTCTTTCTGAATATGCATTCATGACTGTTACAGCTTGTTTCTCTTTCATTTGTATATTGTATCATCTATTTAGCTTTTGTGTTATAGGGCTTTTGGCCCAATGCACTTTATCCTGCTGGCAGGCCCTTTGTGTCTTTGAGCAAAGTGGGACATGGGCTGCCCCCATGGGCAATAGACTAGGGGCGATTTTTCCAGTGCTGTCCCCCTGGCTTCTGCTCACATCTGCATGGTGGTTTAGCCAGCATAAAAACTTTCCTTGTT
The sequence above is a segment of the Hevea brasiliensis isolate MT/VB/25A 57/8 chromosome 11, ASM3005281v1, whole genome shotgun sequence genome. Coding sequences within it:
- the LOC131170712 gene encoding UPF0051 protein ABCI8, chloroplastic-like, with amino-acid sequence MASLLANGMSSFSPQPFSDSAKLSKPFSFPLKPAFPKTPRPANLFKIRADVGFESTTINTNSGNSASTSTTSSDEKIREILRNRDYDKKFGFNVDIDSFSIPKGLSKETIRLISSLKEEPDWMLEFRVNAFEKFLKMKEPKWSDNMYPPIDFQDICYYSAPKKKPTLNSLDEADPELLMYFDRLGVPLNERNRLANVAVDAVLDSVSIATTHRQTLEKAGVIFCSISEAIKKYPDLVRKYLGRVVPSEDNYYAALNSAVFSDGSFCYIPKDTKCPMQISTYFRINAMETGQFERTLIVADDRSFVEYLEGCTAPSYDTNQLHAAVVELYCAEGAEIKYSTVQNWYAGDEEGKGGIYNFVTKRGLCAGDRSKISWTQVETGSAITWKYPSVVLEGDDTVGEFYSVALTNNYQQADTGTKMIHKGKNTRSRIISKGISAGNSRNCYRGLVQIQSKADNARNSSQCDSMLIGDTAAANTYPYIQVKNPTARVEHEASTSKIGEDQLFYFQQRGIDYEKAMAAMISGFCQDVFNELPDEFGAEVNQLMSLKLEGSVG